GGGAGTGCACTGGCGCCGCCTGGAGGAGGATGGGGAGGTGGCGATGGAGAGCCTCTTCTCTCAGCGGGCCCGGCGCTTGCCGGCGCAGCTCGGCCAGCGGCTGGCGGCTTTGGGCAGACTGCGCCGAGCCCTGCGGCGACACCGCCCCGACGTGCTCTACAGCTTCCTCTACGTGGCCAACGCCCTGGCCGCCCGGGCGCTACGGGGGCGGCGGGCCGGGGAGCTCGGGTCGATCCCGCTGGTGTGGGGATTGCGGGCTTCCAACCCGCGGCTGGGAGTGAAGGAATGGCCCGCCTTGTACCAATCTCGCCGCTTCTCGAGCCGGGTAAGCTTGATCATCGCCAACTCCCGGGCCGGAGTGGCGTATCATCGGGCCAGAGGATTTCGACCGCCCCGCTTCGCAGTGGTGGCCAACGGTCTCGACGCCGAGGCATTTCAGCCTCGTCCTGACGCGGCCGCCGCCCTGCGGGAGCTTTGGGGTGTGGAGGCCGAGGCGCCGCTGATGGCGGTGGTCGCGCGGCTACATCCGATGAAAGACCATGAGAATTTTTTGCGCG
Above is a window of Acidobacteriota bacterium DNA encoding:
- a CDS encoding glycosyltransferase, giving the protein MGNGGAERQLALLARGLARRGHGVRVLTLFPEGVHWRRLEEDGEVAMESLFSQRARRLPAQLGQRLAALGRLRRALRRHRPDVLYSFLYVANALAARALRGRRAGELGSIPLVWGLRASNPRLGVKEWPALYQSRRFSSRVSLIIANSRAGVAYHRARGFRPPRFAVVANGLDAEAFQPRPDAAAALRELWGVEAEAPLMAVVARLHPMKDHENFLR